The proteins below come from a single Solea solea chromosome 6, fSolSol10.1, whole genome shotgun sequence genomic window:
- the dusp7 gene encoding dual specificity protein phosphatase 7 codes for MFGGKGNASVSVGVGRPPQLIPEKLRDDGCKAFYLEGGYNKFQSEYPEHCETNLDCSCPSSSPPTSVLGLGGLRISSDCSDGESDREPGSATESEGSPLPNNQPAFPVQILPYLYLGCAKDSANLDVLSKHNIKYILNVTPNLPNMFEHEGDFKYKQIPISDHWSQNLSQFFPEAISFIDEARSKKCGILVHCLAGISRSVTVTVAYLMQKLNLSLNDAYDFVKRKKSNISPNFNFMGQLLDFERTLGLNSPGCDNHSSSPTHDQLFFTTPTNHNVFQLDTLEST; via the exons ATGTTTGGGGGCAAAGGAAATGCCAGCGTTAGCGTGGGAGTGGGGAGGCCACCTCAACTCATCCCAGAG AAGCTGCGGGACGATGGCTGCAAGGCTTTCTATCTGGAAG GTGGCTATAACAAGTTCCAGTCCGAGTACCCCGAGCACTGTGAGACCAACCTGGACTGCTCCTGTCCGAGCAGCTCGCCGCCGACCTCTGTCCTGGGTCTGGGAGGACTTCGCATTAGCTCTGACTGCTCTGATGGGGAATCTGACCGCGAGCCAGGCAGCGCCACAGAGTCGGAGGGCAGCCCCCTCCCCAACAACCAGCCAGCGTTCCCGGTCCAGATCCTGCCGTACCTTTACCTGGGATGTGCCAAAGACTCCGCCAACCTGGACGTGCTCAGCAAGCACAATATCAAGTACATCCTCAATGTGACGCCCAACCTGCCCAACATGTTCGAACACGAAGGCGACTTCAAGTACAAACAGATTCCGATCTCTGATCACTGGAGCCAGAACCTCTCACAGTTTTTCCCAGAGGCCATTTCATTCATTG ATGAGGCGCGCTCAAAAAAATGCGGCATCCTGGTCCACTGCCTGGCAGGAATCAGCCGCTCGGTGACCGTCACGGTGGCCTACCTGATGCAGAAGCTCAACCTGTCGCTCAACGACGCCTACGACTTTGTCAAGCGGAAAAAGTCTAACATTTCCCCCAATTTCAACTTCATGGGCCAGCTCCTGGACTTTGAGCGGACTCTGGGCCTGAACAGCCCCGGCTGCGACAACCACTCCTCCTCCCCAACACATGACCAGCTGTTCTTCACCACCCCGACCAATCACAATGTGTTTCAGCTGGACACGCTGGAGTCCACATGA